The genomic window cgtataaaattatcatttaattatattcaataattcaataagtttcggtgtaattattattaattttgttacagTGTATGATGGGTTGTCTAATGAGAAAAGTCAACGTGGtaagtgtttataataatataatttttaaacaataatattatgcttacgAATAATACGCGAGGGAGCGAGGCCCTCAAAACAACATAACGTATTTAACGTGcaaaaaatttatgttaagaTTAACAAGGGAAAGTTTTCGGTTGAAGAGGCAACTAAAGTGGCACAAAAATACTACGGAACTAACGAATCGATGATGAAAAAGGCAAAGGATCTAATCGATGTTTGCGCAAAGAAaggtatagtgtataattattaagatatcGGTCCGTACATTTTTCGGTAGAATAATCTGCTTATAGTAGAAATACTCCTATACCAATAACCAcgggaaaattataaattaaacattttgcatAGTAAAACATTGTGAACTCGAAGCGGTTTATGgttaaattgttgataatattaataataaaacttcaaGTCTTAAgtttgaaaacatattatgaaatatttaatgtttaagtatGAAAATGGTACGTAGGCGATCTTTCTGAATTCAAAGCCTCTGGGATGTCTAACTACCTCTAAAATCAcacacttaataaaaaaaaaaagacttactagtattgaaataatagtatattacaataattatcataacattttgtaaacaCCATTGTCTTCTTATGAGAAATGAAattgattacaataaatacatatatttttttttttataaaatattgaaaaattcgtactaaattatacattattttatacattgtatttttagtatacgATTTTTAAACTACTAACCAGTAACTActatcattatacaatatgcaaattaaatacatatcatgattacaattatgataaaaataaccgtaaaatcaccaaaaattcatataaatatgaataaaaataacaaagtatGCACTTAAAACtatcaatttattgatattatataaaaaatattattcattatttagttttaatttttaataaacaattagataataaacctaacctattataaaggtatgcaaaacatagttaaaaaaactttttctaTCAATCGAATTTTTTTGTCTACAATTTGCTCAACCAAAAACACGATAatgatatgtatacctataaaaactaatacatcATACCTATCCTTACCCTATCCTTTATAAATgtcatagttatttattttttgacagtGATTTCaatgtgtttatttgtttcatattataactatgatTTCAGCTCAATCGACGACTGAAGAGTGTGCGTTGGCCGGAATTGTGACTACTTGTATCGTGGAAGAAGCTCAAAAAGTAAGTCTGTACAGATACGTATAGATACGTTTTTTTCAGTTGAAATACATCGACATAATCGCTAtatcagaaataatattttaatagacatcaaattacattatagacaaaaataattatctctaTTATTACTACATTTAACCGTTTGACGATTTTCAATGATTTTCAATGATTATCTAATAGGTCTTATTcatgatattttatcatcttATCGAGTTCAacgtgtaattaaatttaattaacttttttacttttatttatttttattattttggttatttatgtgataaacttttatttttttaaatatagatatacaatacaaaatacttgTTTTTCAGCTAAAAAAGGGGGATCTATTAGATCTGTGGGTTTCGACACTCAACTCCCTTGATCATCCTTAATTCTGAATCTATCCCATACGGCATACACAAATTTGATATCTAAACGATTATGAATGCAAGTGAATGTGCGATTATCctagttaggttaggtaaaagGACAGATTAATGGTTTCTCGACGACAAAAACGTATAATGTAGTTATGGCATtatcatgttattatattatattattatgattaatgttTTCGCTTTTTGTTACAGGCTGGCTTAACTGGTGGACCTGGCAGCCGTTCCAAACGAACCGTTTCACCGAAATTCAGACACAGCATCGTATAAACTATTTACGTCGTTcctatgattatttaaacgcTATACGCCTAAAACTACTAagctaattaattttataccaaaTAATCTTGTGCATGTTTACTTGGccgtcaataaatatattatttaaattatcataatgtcTAGATTTCTTTGTACTCCCTGTAatcttcttataatatatgtcagCTTTATCGAAAAATTGTACAGGTGCTCActtaaaaaaaccaatacaGACAGACAATACccctatcaatattttaagttgaattaattttatttgagtttttGTTGTATGATTgtctgtaacaaaaaaaaaccagtacctataaataaatttatttaagaatgctgttcaaaattaaaattttgatttttcttccttaatagtacaatattctAAATGAGAACAAACAAGTGAGGAAATACAGTTTTCAAGGGAATACGATCCATAAATGAGCCAATGAGTTTAATAACGCCAAAATAatgcatacatttatttgaaaaaatgagtgaagagaaaaatgtattgtagaaTCGAAAATAGTgcttaaattcttaaattaattgtgaaataaactttatataagaatcagaaatagaatattatctagCAATAATAAGTGTTCGCTGAGCAagctaatttataaaaaataataataataataataactgcacAACGGCGGTGTGTGTATAGTATATCGAAGCAGGAGTTGCCCATTTAAACTATGTAATATGCAGACAAAATTGTTAAACGATACAACTAATTTTCTAATACACCAATTACCTCCTAGTAAACtgcaaaacattaaacataatattgtgtataatgtgCTCttgcaaaaattattaaaattgtacgtttagaaattaagttatcaatgaaaatgtgtgaaattttaatg from Aphis gossypii isolate Hap1 chromosome 1, ASM2018417v2, whole genome shotgun sequence includes these protein-coding regions:
- the LOC114123383 gene encoding general odorant-binding protein 28a: MFAFKVACLCLSVAVVFGENNQQNSNDRSASIFQSCISETKLSGDALKGFRSMSIPKTQAEKCMMGCLMRKVNVINKGKFSVEEATKVAQKYYGTNESMMKKAKDLIDVCAKKAQSTTEECALAGIVTTCIVEEAQKAGLTGGPGSRSKRTVSPKFRHSIV